In Microbacterium pumilum, the following proteins share a genomic window:
- a CDS encoding CrcB family protein produces MSSAPVRRAGASHTGALLGLVVLGGAVGVLARAALLLPVDDPALVPWVTAAINAFGSLLLGVVVGWLDDRHPRARTFFGTGMLGGFTTYSAFAVQSVATGATEPWLAVALMVASVSAGLVGGIVGLFIGRRIADEPGRIESPESAE; encoded by the coding sequence GTGAGCAGCGCACCCGTCCGTCGAGCAGGCGCGTCGCACACCGGCGCACTCCTGGGGCTCGTCGTGCTGGGTGGCGCCGTCGGAGTGCTGGCCAGGGCCGCGCTGCTGCTCCCCGTCGACGACCCAGCACTCGTCCCGTGGGTGACGGCCGCCATCAACGCGTTCGGCTCGCTCCTGCTCGGGGTCGTCGTCGGCTGGCTGGATGACCGGCACCCTCGCGCACGCACCTTCTTCGGAACGGGCATGCTGGGCGGATTCACCACCTACAGCGCGTTCGCGGTCCAGAGCGTCGCCACCGGAGCGACCGAACCGTGGTTGGCTGTGGCTCTTATGGTCGCGTCGGTCTCGGCCGGGCTCGTCGGAGGGATCGTCGGCCTGTTCATCGGTCGGCGGATCGCCGATGAGCCCGGCAGGATCGAGTCACCGGAGTCGGCCGAATGA
- a CDS encoding CrcB family protein, with protein sequence MNVWVLLAAAAAGGVGAGLRFGVDALVMRGRREAFPLGILIVNVSGSLALGVLVGLGGAVVPAAATVVGTGLLGGYTTFSTVSVETVLLGERGRRRHAVVNVAGTLALSVGAAALGVLAGGAIAGLGAG encoded by the coding sequence ATGAACGTCTGGGTTCTTCTCGCTGCAGCCGCTGCGGGTGGGGTCGGGGCCGGTCTCCGATTCGGGGTCGACGCGCTGGTGATGCGGGGGCGCCGCGAGGCGTTCCCGCTCGGCATCCTGATCGTGAATGTGAGCGGATCTCTCGCTCTAGGAGTGCTGGTAGGCCTCGGCGGTGCGGTCGTTCCGGCGGCCGCGACCGTGGTGGGGACGGGGCTTCTGGGCGGCTACACGACGTTCAGCACCGTGTCGGTCGAGACGGTGCTGCTCGGCGAACGCGGTCGCCGCCGCCACGCAGTGGTAAACGTGGCCGGCACACTCGCGCTGTCAGTGGGCGCCGCGGCTCTCGGCGTCCTCGCCGGCGGTGCCATCGCAGGCCTCGGCGCGGGCTGA